TACATCATCCGTGAATTTTTCTACCGCATCTTCCAATTTATCTTCGAAGACTTCAGCTGCCGCTTTCACCTTTTCAACAGCCTTGCCCATCTTATCCATAAAACCGCTGCCTTCTTTTTCAGAATCGTCCGATGCATCTTTTTTCATTTTATCTTCAATGTCATCGACCACTTTTTCAATCTTATCTTCCACGACCTCCGCAGCGGCTTTGATATTCTCAACGACATCACCAGCCATTTTCTTAGCCTTGCCCATCACGCTATCTTGCTCTTCGGCTGCCGCCAGGGGCTCATCATCGGCTACTTTCTTGGATTTACCTTTGAAATCCTCTACGGCCTTTTCTACCTTATCCTCCACCACTTCAGCAACGGCCTTCACTGTATCCACTGTATCTTCAAAGGCATCTTCTACCTTAGCCCTGGCAGATTCGAGCATTTCCTCCACTCTTTCCCCTGCTTTCTTTTTATCTGATTTACCTTTCTTCTTATCCTCGGCAATCGCTTCGGCCGCTTTTTCCAGTTGCTCGGCATTCCCCTCCATTTCCTTTGCTTTCTCTTTTATCTCCAGTGCGATTTTTGCTTCAGCTGCTTTTTTGGCCGCTTCCACATGCCTGCGTTTTTCTTCTTTTTCTTTTTCAGAAGCCATACGTTGCTCAAGCATATCTTTGGTTTTATACATATCCTCGAGTTTCTCTTCTTTCGATTTGACGCGCTCGTCAATCATGCGAATCTTAGCCTCGCGGATTTGAGCCTCCAATTGTCCATCCGTATCTTCTATCCTTTTATTCTGAAAATCGAGTTCTTCTTTATCGCGGCCGATAGACTGTTCCATTCTACCGATTGCAGACATCAGTCCATTGTAGCGTTTTTCAAGTCTGTTCAAATGTGACTGATCTGAATTATCACTTTCTCCAAAACGTTTTTCCTTTACAAGCTTAAAGCAGGCATCGAGTTTTGCCCATACTTTTGCACGATCCTCCCGAGTGAATTTAAAGTCGTGATATTTTCTCTGCAGATTTTTTAATTCATCGAACATGGGCTTTAAACGAAGGCCACTTTTTGCCTTTTCCTCTATTTCCTCAAGGGTCGCCATGAATTTCTTCATTTCAGCTTCAGAACTTTCCTTGAATTCATCCTCCACCTTATTTCTTAACTCTTTCATTTTGGAGAAGAGTTCGTTGGTGGAATCTCTCAGACCCCAAAAATGGTGTTTAAACAAATTACGATCACGGACTTGTGCCTGGACTTTAGCCCAGAAAGAGCGAAGGTTCTCCCAAACTTCCCCATCAAAACCCTTTAGATTGTCGATTTTTTCCTGTAATTCTTTCAACTCTGATTCATAAGCGGCATGTAATTTACTCGACAGCACCACAAAATTCCATTCCGTTTGTGCCCTTAGAATTACATCTGTTCTTTCGACTTTTATCTCATCAGGTAATATCCCCTCAGTTATAGTTAATTCCCTTTCGTATAATGTGTGATTTTCCGGAAAAGCATATTCATTGTCATCCCTCCATTCACTCATCATTTTCTGGTATTCTTCTTCAGTGACTTCACTTTCCGGAAAGGTATATACTTTAACCTTATTTTCGGCAATCACCAATTCTACTGCAACTAAAAGGCGTTCGTCCTGGGCGTTTGCTCCCCAAAGTACAAGCTTCGTCTTCATAATTTTCGCTGTTTCGTTATTATTATGCAATGTGACCGGGTAGTTTTATTAAAGCCTCAGGTGAAAAATTGCCTTAAGCGTCAATAAAATTCATTGTCCCTGTGTTATTCTAATTTTTATTCCTTATTCCATCGATTTCAAAACCTGTCAGATTATTTTTTTGGATTGCAAATACTCCGCGATCTGGATGGCATTGGTCGCCGCTCCTTTTCGAAGATTATCCGCAACAATCCAGAGGTTCAGGCCATTCTCAATCGATTCATCTCTTCTGATTCTTCCTACAAATACATCGTCTTTATTTTTAGCAAACAAAGGCATCGGATATTTGTTTTGTTTTACATCATCCAATACTGTCACTCCGTCTGCCGCTTCCAAAAGACGACGAATATCCTCGATTTCAAAGCTTTTCTCAAATTCAACATTCACCGACTCCGAGTGTCCTCCGTCTACAGGCACTCTCACTGCGGTGGCTGTAATCCTGATATCATCATCTCCAAGTATCTTCCGCGTTTCATGAACGAGTTTCATTTCCTCTTTAGTGTAGTCATTCTCGAGAAAGACATCACAATGAGGCAAACAATTTTCAAAAATAGGATAATGATAGGCCATTTCCTCTTTTTCCGGTTGTTCGCCCCGGGCCTCCGTTTTGTACTGATTGACCGCTTTTACTCCTGTTCCGGTAAAAGATTGATACGTTGAAATTACAAGGCGTTTAATTTTATAAACCTTATGTAATGGCGCCAATGCTGCAACCATCTGGATGGTTGAACAATTTGGATTGGCAATTATTTTATCCTCCGGCGTCAGTATGGATGCATTCACTTCCGGAACGATCAAGCGTTTCCCGGGGTCCATTCTCCATGCAGAGGAGTTATCGATTACGGTTATTCCTGCTTCCGCAAACCTTGGAGCCCATTCCTGGGAGGTGCCGCCTCCTGCAGAAAAAATAGCTACATCGGGTCTCCTGTCAATGGCATCCTGCATTCCGATAACGGAATAGGTCCGGCCTCTAAAAACAACCTCTTTTCCAATCGACCGGGCCGAAGCCACGGGAATAAATTCTTCCACCGGAAAGTTACGCTCCTCCAATACCCGGATCATTACTCCGCCTACAAGTCCCGTAACTCCAACTACTGCTACCTTCATTTTTTGGCTATTCATTTTTTTGCAGCCGCATAAAAATTATTAATTAAAATTCGCGGATACAATCAATTAAAGCCTGCAAATTTAAAACAAAAATACGGGCATTGTCACTTTATTGCTACTTTTGGCTATCTAAATATAATTTATTTGAAGAATGAAAGCAATTTTTTTTCTTTTTCTTCTCTTTTTCACCCTCAATCAGGGGGCTGCGCAGTTAATGGATGATTTTTCAGACAATAACTTTAGCGAAAATCCATCCTGGCAAGGCAATACGGATCAGTTTACCGTCAATGCCGGGGAACTTCAATTATTTGACCCCGCACCGGCATCCTCCAACACCTCTTTTTTAAGTGTTCCCGCCCTGACCTCCACCTCAGAAGCTACGACCTGGGAATTTTATTTCAGAATGGAGTTCGCTCCCTCAGCAAGTAATTTCGCACGTATCTACCTGAGCGCTTCAAACAGTGATCTAAGTGGCAGCCTGGAAGGTTATTATGTCAAGGCAGGTGGCATAACAGGAAGTGACGATGCAATCGAATTATACCGTCAGGATGGCAATAACAGCACATTGCTCTTTTCAGGCATCGCCGGCACCCTAGGCAATGCCCCCGCGACATCCAGTGTAAAAATCGTACGATCCACCGAAGGGGAATGGTCCGTTTTTACCGACTACAACGGGGGAACCGATTACCAGCTGGAAGGAACGTTTACGGATTTCACCTATCTGATGGGTAATTTTTTTGGTTTTTATTGCGAATATACCAGCACCCGAAGCGAAGATTTTTTCTTTGACAATGTTCTCATCGATCCACTTTATGAGGATGTTCAGCCCCCCTTGCTGATGGAAGCAGCAGCGCAATCGGCGACGAGCATTTTAGTGACTTTTAATGAAAATGTAAGCGTGTTAACTGCGGAAAATCCAGCCAATTATTTTATTGACAATGGCATTGGCAACCCGGTTCAGTGCACCCTGGTTCCGGGAAATCCCAACATGGTTTTGCTGGAAACCGCTACGCCCTTGATCAACCTGGTCAACTATTCCGTCACCGTTTCGAACATTGAGGATCTGGCAGGAAATGTTTTGACGAACCAAGCAACTGAATTTACTTTTTTAAATATTCAGCCTCCCGCAGAAAATGAAATCATTATTACTGAAATCATGGCAGACAATTCTCCTGCGCCCGCCGGTCTGCCCGGAGCTGAATACATCGAAATATTCAACAACAGCAACCAGGTTTTTCAATTATCGGGATTGAAATTTTCCGTGAACGGTTCACAAAAATCATTGCCTGAACATCTCCTGATCCCCGGGCAATATGTAACCATTTGTGATGATGAATTCCTGTCTGCTTTCGAAAATTTTGGTCCTGCCGTAGCTTTGGCCTCCTTTCCTCCGCTCACCAATGGCAGCGGGCAACTTTTGATCCTCGATGAAAATGGCGCCATTGTTTTTGAAGTCAACTATTCCGACACCTGGTACGGCAATAGCGGGAAGAGCGATGGCGGGTGGTCGCTGGAAATGATCGACCTGAATAACGTTTACGATTGTAGTGGCAACTGGAGGGCTTCCAATGATCCCGACGGCGGAACACCGGGCAAGGAAAATTCCCTTTTCGGCCAGCCCCTGGAAACCGAAGGCCCTGTATTGCGAACCGCCTTCGCGGAAAGCGGTTTCGAGCTGTTGGTCACTTTTGACGAAGCGATTGACGAAACCACCGTTTCTCCGACTTCTTTTTCCATTTCAGACGGCATTTCCATTTTTAATGCTTTTGTGCAGCATCCGGAAACCAATACTATTGTACTCACCCTGAGTACACCGCTTTCTTTGGGCGTGGTTTATTCCCTTACGGCTGCGGGAAGCATCGCCGATTGCCTGGGCAATGCCTTACAATCTGAAGGTCCTGTTTATTTTGGATTACCACAGGCTGCCGAAGCCAACGATATCGTTGTCAATGAAATACTCTTTGATCCGGAAACCTTCGGCGCGGATTTCCTTGAATTATACAATCGTTCCGATAAAATTTTTGACCTCGACGACATCTACCTGGTCAATTTTCAAAAAGAAGATACCGCTTATGTGGGAAGACACCTTTTGTTTCCTGGCGAATACGTTGTCTTTTCGGAGGTCCCCGAAGATATTCAGGAACGCTATTTTGTGGAATTCCCGGATCGTTTGGTAAAAAACGATTTGCCGGGCTTTGATAACGATGCCGGAAATGTGACGATAAAATACAACGACATCACCATCGACTCTTTTGATTACAATGCAAACATGCATTTCGGTTTACTGACAAATAAAGAAGGGATCTCCCTTGAACGACTCAGCCCGGAAGCTCCTACCCAAAGTTTCGGCAACTGGCACTCAGCCGCTTCGTCAGCGGGTTATGCGACGCCAACTTATAAAAACTCACAGTTTTCGGTTCCTGTTGAACCGGGAAGCAGTATCCTTTCCATTCCCAATACCACGTTCTCTCCTGACAATGACGGTTACGAAGATATCCTGCAGATCAGTTACGCTACCGATCAGCCAGGCTTTTTCATCAACCTGCATATTTATGATGCCCTCGGCCGGCCGATCCGGCAAATTGCAGCCAATGAATTGCTCGCCGCTGAAGGAGTTTACAAATGGGACGGCACCACTGAAGACGGCCAAAAGGCTCGTTTGGGCATTTATATCGTCTGGGCCGAATTATTTACCTCAGAAGGCAAGGTGGAACAATTTAAGGAAACCTGTGTCCTGGCAGGGCAATTGGATTGAGATAAGCCAGGAATTGTGTCCATTTAATATTTTTATTTTCCCCGGGTGATTTTTTTTTACGCCCAAACCCTACCACAAACCTTCAGAATGTGACCATTCCCTAATTGGCTCATTTTTTTTTCAAAACGGCAATACTTTTATAAAATAAGGGCCGTTTTACCATTCAAACGATTCAATGCGAATCACTACACATCCAATGTTTGACTTCCCCGGATGTGCGCTTGGGAAAAGCAAGAAGTTTTAACTTGTTACTTTTCTATGGTGCATGAAATGACTTCTTTTGCAACGAAGTCATGCAACCGAAATCCCCGCAAAATTATCCCCACACGTAAGCGTACATATTCTCAATCAGGAAATGGACTTAGTACACCCATTTTCAAGCAACAGAACCTCAACCCTTTTGAAAGCTGACTTTCTTATCTACCGGTGTATCCATTACACTGAAGATAAGGCGATTGAAACTTTACATTTATTTATTTTTTTGGAGATACTCGTTCGAGCTGAATGCAGGTACCATGGGCTTGCGTGGGCAAAAATTGGTTTTCTCCGTTTTCTCAAAGGGCAGCTTTTGAGCCGGCCCGGCAATGCAACTATTTATTTAAACAGGCTTGCTGTACAAAAAAAACACTTAGTTAATGGTCTTTTTTTGATCATTACCAAACAAAACGGCACAGCCAAAAACCGATTTAAGTATGAGATCTTTAATTTTATTCCTGCTGGGGATGACCCTGGCCTGGACGGGTATTGCACAATCTGTATACACGTCACTGAAGCCCGCCGAAATGATCCTCGAAAGTAAAAATGAGGGAAAAACTTTCAAGGCAGCTTCTCTTTTTGAGCCGGCTGCAAAACAGAAAACAGTCAATGGTGCTTTAAGCAAATATGAATCTTTAACCCTGGATATTGAAAAACTTCAGCGCCTGGCTTTTGAGGCTCCGGAGCAGATGAGTTTCATCATTCCCGCTGGT
This sequence is a window from Lewinellaceae bacterium. Protein-coding genes within it:
- a CDS encoding aspartate-semialdehyde dehydrogenase, coding for MKVAVVGVTGLVGGVMIRVLEERNFPVEEFIPVASARSIGKEVVFRGRTYSVIGMQDAIDRRPDVAIFSAGGGTSQEWAPRFAEAGITVIDNSSAWRMDPGKRLIVPEVNASILTPEDKIIANPNCSTIQMVAALAPLHKVYKIKRLVISTYQSFTGTGVKAVNQYKTEARGEQPEKEEMAYHYPIFENCLPHCDVFLENDYTKEEMKLVHETRKILGDDDIRITATAVRVPVDGGHSESVNVEFEKSFEIEDIRRLLEAADGVTVLDDVKQNKYPMPLFAKNKDDVFVGRIRRDESIENGLNLWIVADNLRKGAATNAIQIAEYLQSKKII
- a CDS encoding lamin tail domain-containing protein, yielding MKAIFFLFLLFFTLNQGAAQLMDDFSDNNFSENPSWQGNTDQFTVNAGELQLFDPAPASSNTSFLSVPALTSTSEATTWEFYFRMEFAPSASNFARIYLSASNSDLSGSLEGYYVKAGGITGSDDAIELYRQDGNNSTLLFSGIAGTLGNAPATSSVKIVRSTEGEWSVFTDYNGGTDYQLEGTFTDFTYLMGNFFGFYCEYTSTRSEDFFFDNVLIDPLYEDVQPPLLMEAAAQSATSILVTFNENVSVLTAENPANYFIDNGIGNPVQCTLVPGNPNMVLLETATPLINLVNYSVTVSNIEDLAGNVLTNQATEFTFLNIQPPAENEIIITEIMADNSPAPAGLPGAEYIEIFNNSNQVFQLSGLKFSVNGSQKSLPEHLLIPGQYVTICDDEFLSAFENFGPAVALASFPPLTNGSGQLLILDENGAIVFEVNYSDTWYGNSGKSDGGWSLEMIDLNNVYDCSGNWRASNDPDGGTPGKENSLFGQPLETEGPVLRTAFAESGFELLVTFDEAIDETTVSPTSFSISDGISIFNAFVQHPETNTIVLTLSTPLSLGVVYSLTAAGSIADCLGNALQSEGPVYFGLPQAAEANDIVVNEILFDPETFGADFLELYNRSDKIFDLDDIYLVNFQKEDTAYVGRHLLFPGEYVVFSEVPEDIQERYFVEFPDRLVKNDLPGFDNDAGNVTIKYNDITIDSFDYNANMHFGLLTNKEGISLERLSPEAPTQSFGNWHSAASSAGYATPTYKNSQFSVPVEPGSSILSIPNTTFSPDNDGYEDILQISYATDQPGFFINLHIYDALGRPIRQIAANELLAAEGVYKWDGTTEDGQKARLGIYIVWAELFTSEGKVEQFKETCVLAGQLD